A stretch of the Streptococcus oralis genome encodes the following:
- the dapD gene encoding 2,3,4,5-tetrahydropyridine-2,6-dicarboxylate N-acetyltransferase, which yields MTATKMNAQEIIRFIANAEKKTSVKVTFEGELATAVPSSVVKLGNVLFGDWKDVAPLLEGLVENQDYVVEQDARNSAVPLLDKRAINARIEPGAIIRDQVEIGDNAVIMMGAVINIGAEIGAGTMIDMGAILGGRAIVGKNSHVGAGAVLAGVIEPASAEPVRVGDNVLIGANAVIIEGVQIGSGSVVAAGAIVTQDVPENVVVAGVPARIIKEIDAQTQQKTALEDALRTL from the coding sequence ATGACTGCTACAAAAATGAACGCTCAAGAAATTATCCGATTTATCGCCAATGCTGAAAAGAAAACCAGTGTCAAAGTAACCTTTGAAGGGGAACTCGCAACTGCTGTACCAAGCTCTGTTGTCAAACTAGGGAATGTTTTATTCGGAGACTGGAAGGACGTGGCTCCGCTTCTTGAAGGTTTAGTAGAAAATCAAGATTATGTTGTCGAGCAAGATGCTCGTAATTCTGCAGTTCCTTTGCTGGATAAACGTGCTATCAACGCTCGTATCGAGCCAGGTGCGATTATCCGTGACCAGGTGGAAATTGGTGACAATGCTGTTATCATGATGGGAGCTGTTATCAATATCGGTGCTGAAATCGGTGCTGGAACCATGATTGACATGGGTGCCATCCTTGGAGGTCGTGCTATCGTTGGGAAAAACAGTCACGTTGGTGCAGGTGCAGTTTTGGCGGGTGTGATTGAGCCAGCTAGCGCTGAACCAGTCCGTGTCGGAGATAATGTTCTTATCGGTGCCAATGCAGTGATTATCGAAGGAGTCCAAATCGGTAGTGGTTCAGTTGTTGCAGCAGGAGCTATTGTTACCCAAGATGTCCCAGAAAATGTGGTTGTAGCAGGTGTTCCGGCTCGTATCATCAAAGAGATTGATGCCCAAACCCAACAAAAAACAGCGCTAGAGGATGCGCTTCGTACCTTGTAA
- the glgP gene encoding glycogen/starch/alpha-glucan family phosphorylase, whose translation MLPLNEFVQKRYNKTIAECSNEELYLALLNYSKLASSQKPVNTGKKKVYYISAEFLIGKLLSNNLINLGLYDDVKKELAAAGKELIEIEEVELEPSLGNGGLGRLAACFIDSIATLGLNGDGVGLNYHFGLFQQVLKNNQQETIPNAWLTEQNWLVRSSRSYQVPFAHFTLTSTLYDIDVPGYKTATKNRLRLFDLDSVDSSIIEDGISFDKTDIARNLTLFLYPDDSDRQGELLRIFQQYFMVSNGAQLIIDEAIEKGSNLHDLADYAVVQINDTHPSMVIPELIRLLTARGIELDEAISIVRSMTAYTNHTILAEALEKWPLEFLEEVVPHLVPIIEELDRRVKAEYKDPAVQIIDESGRVHMAHMDIHYGYSVNGVAALHTEILKNSELKAFYDIYPEKFNNKTNGITFRRWLMHANPSLSHYLDEILGHGWHHEADELEKLLSYEDKAAVKEKLESIKAHNKRKLARHLKEHQGVEINTNSIFDIQIKRLHEYKRQQMNALYVIHKYLDIKAGNIPARPITVFFGGKAAPAYTIAQDIIHLILCLSEVIANDPAVAPYLQVVMVENYNVTAASFLIPACDISEQISLASKEASGTGNMKFMLNGALTLGTMDGANVEIAELVGDENIYIFGEDSETVIDLYAKAAYKSSEFYAREAIKPLVDFIVSDAVLAVGKKERLERLYNELINKDWFMTLLDLEDYIKVKEQMLADYENRDAWLDKVIVNIAKAGFFSSDRTIAQYNEDIWHLN comes from the coding sequence ATGTTACCATTAAACGAATTTGTACAAAAACGTTACAATAAAACCATTGCAGAATGTAGCAATGAAGAGCTTTACCTTGCTCTTCTTAACTACAGCAAGCTTGCTAGCAGTCAAAAACCAGTCAACACTGGTAAGAAAAAAGTTTACTACATCTCAGCTGAGTTCTTGATTGGTAAACTCTTGTCAAACAACTTGATTAACCTCGGTCTTTATGACGATGTGAAAAAGGAACTTGCAGCTGCAGGTAAAGAGTTGATCGAAATTGAAGAAGTAGAATTGGAACCATCACTTGGTAACGGTGGTTTGGGACGTTTGGCAGCCTGCTTTATCGACTCAATCGCTACACTTGGTTTGAATGGTGACGGTGTTGGTTTGAACTACCACTTCGGTCTTTTCCAACAAGTTCTTAAAAACAACCAACAAGAAACAATTCCTAACGCTTGGTTGACAGAGCAAAACTGGTTGGTTCGCTCAAGCCGTAGCTACCAAGTGCCATTTGCACACTTCACCTTGACATCTACTCTTTACGATATCGATGTACCTGGTTACAAGACAGCTACTAAAAACCGCTTGCGTTTGTTTGACTTGGACTCAGTTGATTCTTCTATCATCGAAGATGGTATCAGCTTTGACAAGACAGACATCGCTCGCAACTTGACTCTCTTCTTGTATCCAGATGACAGTGACCGCCAAGGTGAATTGCTCCGTATCTTCCAACAATACTTCATGGTTTCAAACGGTGCGCAATTGATCATTGATGAAGCAATCGAAAAAGGAAGCAACTTGCATGACCTTGCGGACTACGCAGTTGTACAAATCAACGATACTCACCCATCAATGGTGATCCCTGAATTGATCCGTCTTTTGACTGCACGCGGTATCGAACTTGACGAAGCGATCTCAATTGTTCGTAGCATGACTGCCTACACTAACCACACCATTCTTGCTGAAGCCCTTGAAAAATGGCCTCTTGAATTCTTGGAAGAAGTGGTTCCTCATTTGGTACCAATCATCGAAGAATTGGACCGTCGTGTGAAGGCAGAATATAAAGACCCAGCTGTTCAAATCATCGATGAGAGTGGACGTGTCCACATGGCTCACATGGATATCCACTACGGATACAGCGTTAACGGGGTTGCGGCTCTTCACACTGAGATCTTGAAGAACTCAGAGTTGAAAGCTTTCTACGACATCTACCCAGAAAAATTCAACAACAAAACAAACGGTATCACATTCCGTCGTTGGCTCATGCATGCTAACCCAAGCTTGTCTCACTACTTGGATGAGATTCTTGGACATGGTTGGCACCATGAAGCAGATGAGCTTGAAAAACTCTTGTCATACGAAGACAAGGCTGCTGTTAAAGAAAAATTGGAAAGCATCAAGGCTCACAACAAACGTAAATTGGCTCGTCACTTGAAAGAACACCAAGGTGTGGAAATCAATACAAACTCTATCTTTGATATCCAGATCAAACGTCTTCACGAGTACAAACGCCAACAAATGAACGCTTTGTATGTGATCCACAAATACCTTGATATCAAGGCTGGTAACATCCCTGCTCGTCCAATCACAGTCTTCTTTGGTGGTAAAGCGGCTCCTGCCTACACAATTGCCCAAGACATCATTCACTTGATCCTTTGCTTGTCAGAAGTGATTGCTAACGACCCAGCAGTAGCTCCATACTTGCAAGTGGTTATGGTTGAAAACTACAACGTTACTGCAGCAAGCTTCCTTATCCCAGCATGTGACATCTCAGAACAAATCTCACTTGCTTCTAAAGAAGCTTCAGGTACTGGTAACATGAAATTCATGTTGAACGGAGCTTTGACTCTTGGTACTATGGACGGAGCTAACGTGGAAATCGCTGAATTGGTTGGCGACGAAAACATCTACATCTTCGGTGAAGATTCAGAAACTGTTATCGACCTTTACGCAAAAGCAGCTTACAAGTCAAGCGAATTCTATGCTCGTGAAGCTATCAAACCATTGGTTGACTTCATCGTCAGCGACGCTGTTCTTGCAGTAGGTAAGAAAGAACGCTTGGAACGTCTTTACAACGAATTGATCAACAAAGACTGGTTCATGACTCTCCTAGACTTGGAAGACTACATCAAGGTGAAAGAGCAAATGCTTGCTGACTACGAAAACCGTGACGCATGGTTGGATAAAGTCATCGTCAATATTGCCAAAGCAGGATTCTTCTCATCTGACCGTACAATTGCTCAGTACAACGAAGATATCTGGCACTTGAACTAA
- the pbp1b gene encoding penicillin-binding protein PBP1B: MKERINELKTKMLHFFQQLMQRIAKWKKRLAEKIANKKTSKKGTSSDKVRKAGSIFAKVLSGFKIVFNTLFILGFIGGLFGAGVAMGYGVALFDKAQVPQAEELVKQVKDIASISEITYSDGSTIASIEGDLLRTSVASDAISDNLKKAIVATEDEHFNEHKGVVPKAVIRATLGTFVGLGSSSGGSTLTQQVIKQQVVGDAPTLARKAKEIIDALALERAMGKDEILTTYLNIAPFGRNHKGQNIAGAQQAAEGIFGVNASDLTVPQAAFIAGLPQSPISYSPYESDGSMKSDEDMALGIKRAKDVLYNMYRTGALSQEDYDKYKDYDFKKDFLPSGSVSGTSRDYLYYATLAEATDRMYDYLVQRDNVSAQELKNESIQKSYRDLATKEIENGGYKITTTINKNVHAAMQNAVATYGYLLDDSTGQPEVGNVLMDNQTGAILGFVGGRNYQENQNNHAIDTKRSPASTTKPILAYGIAIDQGLMGSASILSNYPTNFSNGNPIMYVNSPGTGMMTLGEALNYSWNIPAYWTYRTLQEKGVDVKGYMEKMGYEIPEYGIESLPMGGGIEVTVAQHTNGYQTLANNGVYHKKHMIAKIESTDGRVVYEHKDEPVQVYSKATATIMQSLLRDVISSRITSSFQTDLTTINPSLASADWIGKTGTTNEDENMWLMLSTPRLTLGGWLGHDDNRPLAKGAGHYRNANYMAHLVNAIQQAEPGIWGNERFNLDPSVTKSQVLRSTGQKPGKVSINGKEIEVSGSTVTSYWATKEGAPVTTYRFAIGGSDADYLDAWKNILGSIPAVTPPSSSSNSSSSSGSSSSSGNTQSGSSGRSRLFNR; this comes from the coding sequence ATGAAAGAAAGAATTAATGAATTAAAAACAAAAATGCTGCATTTTTTCCAGCAGCTGATGCAACGAATTGCAAAATGGAAGAAAAGACTAGCAGAAAAAATAGCTAATAAGAAAACCAGTAAAAAGGGGACCTCTTCTGACAAAGTTAGAAAGGCAGGGTCTATTTTTGCTAAGGTTTTGAGTGGGTTTAAAATAGTTTTTAACACTCTCTTTATCTTAGGTTTTATCGGTGGACTGTTTGGCGCTGGTGTAGCTATGGGTTATGGAGTCGCTCTATTTGACAAGGCTCAGGTGCCTCAAGCAGAAGAGTTGGTCAAGCAAGTGAAGGATATTGCCTCTATCTCAGAAATCACTTATTCTGATGGCAGTACCATTGCCTCAATCGAGGGTGATTTATTGCGCACTTCAGTCGCTTCAGATGCTATCTCAGATAACCTTAAGAAAGCCATTGTTGCGACAGAGGACGAGCATTTCAATGAGCACAAGGGAGTTGTGCCTAAGGCCGTTATTCGTGCGACTTTGGGAACCTTTGTCGGTCTAGGTTCGTCTAGTGGTGGTTCGACCTTGACCCAGCAGGTCATCAAGCAACAAGTAGTGGGGGATGCTCCAACTCTAGCTCGTAAGGCTAAAGAGATTATTGATGCTCTTGCTTTAGAGCGGGCCATGGGTAAGGATGAGATTTTGACAACCTACCTTAACATAGCTCCTTTTGGTCGCAATCATAAAGGCCAAAATATTGCAGGTGCCCAGCAGGCTGCAGAAGGAATCTTTGGGGTCAATGCTTCGGATTTAACGGTCCCTCAAGCAGCCTTTATCGCAGGATTGCCACAGAGTCCAATCAGTTATTCTCCTTATGAATCTGATGGTAGTATGAAGAGTGATGAGGATATGGCTCTGGGAATCAAGCGTGCCAAGGATGTCCTCTACAACATGTACCGGACAGGGGCTCTAAGTCAGGAAGACTACGATAAGTACAAAGATTATGACTTTAAGAAAGACTTCCTACCATCAGGTAGTGTTAGTGGTACTTCACGTGACTATCTCTACTATGCAACCTTGGCAGAAGCTACTGATCGCATGTATGATTACCTCGTCCAACGAGATAATGTTTCTGCGCAAGAATTAAAGAATGAGTCCATTCAGAAATCCTATCGTGATTTAGCCACTAAGGAAATTGAAAATGGTGGATATAAGATTACGACAACTATCAATAAAAATGTTCATGCTGCGATGCAAAATGCGGTTGCGACCTACGGCTATCTGCTAGATGATTCGACAGGCCAGCCTGAGGTGGGGAATGTCCTCATGGACAACCAAACGGGAGCTATCCTTGGATTTGTTGGTGGTCGTAATTATCAAGAAAATCAGAACAATCACGCTATTGACACTAAGCGTTCTCCAGCTTCAACCACGAAACCGATATTGGCCTATGGTATCGCTATTGACCAAGGTTTGATGGGGAGTGCAAGTATTTTATCAAACTATCCTACCAACTTCTCAAATGGGAATCCCATCATGTATGTCAATAGTCCTGGTACGGGCATGATGACATTGGGAGAAGCCCTTAACTACTCATGGAATATCCCAGCCTACTGGACGTATCGTACGCTTCAAGAGAAGGGTGTTGATGTTAAGGGATATATGGAAAAAATGGGTTACGAAATCCCAGAATATGGGATTGAAAGTTTACCGATGGGTGGAGGAATAGAGGTTACAGTTGCCCAGCATACCAACGGATATCAAACTCTGGCCAACAACGGAGTTTACCATAAGAAACATATGATCGCTAAGATTGAGTCAACGGATGGTCGAGTGGTATACGAGCACAAGGATGAGCCAGTCCAGGTTTATTCAAAAGCGACAGCAACCATCATGCAAAGTCTCCTTCGGGATGTCATTTCATCTCGGATTACTTCAAGTTTCCAGACGGACTTGACGACTATCAATCCATCCCTAGCTAGTGCTGACTGGATCGGAAAAACTGGTACGACCAATGAAGATGAAAATATGTGGCTCATGCTTTCTACACCTCGCTTGACTTTGGGTGGCTGGTTAGGTCACGACGACAACCGACCACTAGCTAAAGGAGCAGGCCACTATCGTAATGCCAACTATATGGCCCACTTGGTCAATGCTATCCAACAAGCTGAACCTGGAATATGGGGGAATGAGCGCTTTAATCTGGATCCAAGTGTGACCAAGTCACAAGTTCTTCGTTCTACAGGACAAAAACCGGGTAAGGTTTCTATCAATGGGAAAGAAATAGAAGTTTCTGGATCAACAGTAACGAGCTACTGGGCGACTAAAGAAGGTGCCCCAGTGACCACCTATCGCTTTGCTATTGGAGGAAGCGATGCAGATTATCTGGACGCATGGAAGAATATTCTAGGAAGCATTCCAGCAGTGACTCCTCCAAGCTCAAGTTCAAACAGTAGCAGTAGTTCTGGAAGTTCAAGTTCGAGTGGAAATACTCAAAGTGGTTCTTCAGGACGTTCACGTTTATTTAATCGTTAA
- a CDS encoding DMT family transporter, producing the protein MNHYQKKIVKGTVYSLLSGLIWGICGILGEYFFTHYPVSSGWITSMRLLVAGSLVLGLSAFQLRSRLLDIWRDKKNYLPFLAYAILGIFSVQFFFYLCVEYSNATTATILQFISPVFILFYNRIIYQKKASITAVFYVLIAMLGVFLMATKGDLSQLSMTPLALVTGLLSAVGVMFNVILPQRFARRYGFVPTVGWGMILAGLFSNFLYPIYRISFQVDLVSVLICLTIAVFGTAFAFFLSMKAVSLVSPLVVSVVSASEPLSSALLSVLFLGLVMDGFLALAMVLIIVPMIFLSVEEAKQAR; encoded by the coding sequence ATGAATCATTATCAGAAAAAGATTGTTAAGGGAACAGTATACTCGCTACTCTCAGGCCTAATCTGGGGGATTTGTGGGATTTTAGGAGAGTATTTTTTCACTCATTATCCAGTGTCTTCTGGATGGATTACTTCTATGCGTTTACTAGTGGCAGGGAGTTTGGTTTTAGGTTTATCTGCTTTTCAGTTGCGTAGCCGCTTGTTGGACATCTGGCGAGATAAGAAAAATTATCTACCTTTTTTAGCCTATGCTATTCTAGGTATTTTTTCTGTGCAGTTTTTCTTCTATCTCTGCGTTGAGTATTCCAATGCGACGACGGCGACCATTTTGCAATTTATCAGCCCAGTTTTTATCCTGTTTTACAATCGAATCATTTACCAGAAGAAGGCTTCTATTACAGCTGTGTTCTATGTTTTGATTGCCATGCTAGGTGTTTTTTTGATGGCTACAAAAGGGGATTTGTCCCAGTTATCCATGACACCTTTGGCTCTAGTGACAGGTTTGCTCAGTGCAGTAGGGGTCATGTTTAATGTTATCCTTCCTCAGCGTTTTGCACGGCGCTACGGATTTGTTCCGACTGTTGGTTGGGGGATGATTCTGGCAGGTCTCTTTAGTAATTTCCTCTACCCTATTTATCGGATAAGTTTTCAAGTGGATCTGGTAAGTGTGCTGATTTGTCTGACGATTGCCGTGTTTGGTACTGCTTTTGCTTTCTTCCTATCTATGAAGGCTGTGTCACTCGTTTCCCCGCTGGTTGTATCAGTGGTGAGTGCTAGCGAACCGCTCTCTTCAGCTTTATTAAGTGTTCTTTTTCTGGGATTGGTCATGGATGGTTTTTTGGCTTTAGCTATGGTGTTGATTATCGTTCCGATGATTTTCTTATCTGTAGAAGAAGCAAAACAAGCCAGATAA
- a CDS encoding putative RNA methyltransferase → MNTNLKPKLQRFATANSFACPICQEKLTLVETSLKCSNRHSFDLAKFGYVNLAPQIKQSANYDKENFQNRQEILEAGFYQTILETISDLLARLETAKTILDIGCGEGFYSRKLQESHPDKTFYAFDISKDSVQIAAKSEPNWAVNWFVGDLALLPIKDASMDILLDIFSPANYGEFRRVLSKDGILIKVIPTENHLKEIRQMVQDQLTKKDYSNQDIKEHFQEHFSIQSSQIASLTKHITAEQRQALLAMTPLLFHVDHTMIDWSQLTEITIEAEILVGKAV, encoded by the coding sequence ATGAATACAAACCTCAAACCCAAACTCCAGCGCTTTGCTACTGCTAACTCCTTTGCCTGCCCTATCTGCCAAGAAAAACTGACCTTGGTCGAAACTAGTCTCAAGTGTAGCAATCGCCATTCTTTTGACTTAGCAAAATTCGGCTATGTCAATCTAGCTCCTCAAATCAAGCAATCTGCCAACTATGACAAGGAGAACTTTCAAAACCGCCAAGAAATCCTAGAAGCTGGCTTTTATCAAACTATCTTAGAAACCATCTCAGACCTGCTTGCAAGACTAGAAACTGCCAAAACTATCTTGGATATCGGTTGTGGCGAAGGCTTCTACTCTCGCAAACTCCAAGAAAGTCATCCTGACAAAACTTTCTACGCCTTTGATATTTCCAAAGATTCCGTTCAAATCGCTGCCAAGAGCGAACCCAACTGGGCGGTCAACTGGTTTGTTGGTGACCTGGCTCTTCTTCCTATAAAAGACGCTAGCATGGATATCCTGCTTGATATCTTTTCCCCTGCCAACTATGGTGAATTTCGCCGCGTTTTATCCAAAGACGGTATTTTAATCAAGGTCATCCCAACTGAAAATCACCTCAAAGAAATCCGTCAAATGGTGCAGGACCAGCTGACAAAGAAGGACTATTCTAATCAAGATATCAAAGAACATTTCCAGGAACACTTCAGCATCCAATCTAGCCAAATAGCTTCCCTAACAAAGCATATCACAGCAGAGCAACGCCAAGCTCTGCTTGCCATGACACCCTTACTCTTTCACGTTGACCATACCATGATTGACTGGAGCCAGTTGACTGAGATTACCATCGAAGCAGAGATTTTAGTTGGGAAAGCAGTGTAA
- the tyrS gene encoding tyrosine--tRNA ligase, producing the protein MHIFDELKERGLIFQTTDEEALRKALEEGQVSYYTGYDPTADSLHLGHLVAILTSRRLQLAGHKPYALVGGATGLIGDPSFKDAERSLQTKDTVEGWVKSIQGQLSRFLDFENGENKAVMVNNYDWFGSISFIDFLRDVGKYFTVNYMMSKESVKKRIETGISYTEFAYQIMQGYDFFVLNQEHNVTLQIGGSDQWGNMTAGTELLRRKADKTGHVITVPLITDATGKKFGKSEGNAVWLNPEKTSPYEMYQFWMNVMDADAVRFLKIFTFLSLDEIEEIRKQFEAAPHERLAQKVLAREVVTLVHGEEAYKEALNITEQLFAGNIKNLSVKELKQGLRGVPNYQVQADENHNIVELLVSSGVVNSKRQAREDVQNGAIYVNGDRIQDLDYVLSDADKLENELTVIRRGKKKYFVLTY; encoded by the coding sequence ATGCACATTTTTGATGAGCTAAAAGAGCGTGGTTTGATTTTTCAAACGACTGATGAAGAAGCTTTGCGTAAAGCCCTAGAAGAAGGTCAAGTTTCTTATTATACTGGCTACGATCCAACTGCTGACAGTCTTCACCTAGGCCACCTTGTCGCAATCTTGACCAGTCGTCGTTTGCAACTAGCAGGTCACAAACCTTATGCGCTCGTTGGCGGTGCTACAGGTCTCATCGGAGATCCGTCCTTCAAAGATGCTGAACGTAGTCTCCAAACAAAAGACACAGTAGAGGGCTGGGTCAAGTCTATCCAAGGACAACTTTCTCGCTTTCTTGACTTTGAAAATGGCGAAAACAAGGCTGTCATGGTCAACAACTACGACTGGTTTGGCAGCATCAGCTTCATTGACTTCCTCCGTGATGTCGGAAAATACTTCACTGTCAACTACATGATGAGCAAGGAGTCTGTGAAAAAACGGATCGAGACAGGGATTTCTTACACTGAGTTTGCCTACCAAATCATGCAAGGTTATGACTTCTTTGTCCTTAACCAAGAGCACAATGTAACCCTTCAAATCGGTGGTTCTGACCAATGGGGTAATATGACTGCTGGTACCGAATTGCTTCGTCGTAAGGCTGACAAGACTGGTCACGTTATCACTGTTCCACTCATCACAGACGCAACTGGTAAGAAATTTGGTAAATCAGAAGGAAACGCAGTCTGGCTCAATCCTGAAAAGACTTCTCCATACGAAATGTATCAATTCTGGATGAACGTCATGGATGCTGACGCTGTTCGCTTCTTGAAGATCTTTACCTTCTTGTCACTTGATGAGATTGAAGAGATCCGCAAACAGTTTGAAGCGGCTCCACACGAACGCTTGGCTCAGAAAGTCCTCGCTCGTGAAGTCGTGACACTTGTCCACGGCGAAGAAGCCTACAAAGAAGCCCTCAATATTACAGAGCAACTCTTTGCCGGAAACATCAAAAATCTTTCTGTTAAAGAACTCAAACAAGGACTTCGTGGAGTGCCAAACTACCAAGTACAAGCAGACGAAAACCACAATATCGTGGAACTCCTCGTGTCATCTGGTGTGGTGAATTCAAAACGCCAAGCCCGTGAAGATGTCCAAAACGGAGCTATTTACGTCAACGGCGACCGTATCCAAGACCTTGACTATGTCTTGAGTGACGCAGATAAGTTAGAAAACGAACTAACTGTTATCCGGCGCGGGAAGAAAAAATACTTCGTTCTTACATACTAA
- a CDS encoding 5-formyltetrahydrofolate cyclo-ligase: protein MKAELRKKILQEMKALSQEQKQAMDRALTERFLQHPFYQEAKVIATYLSFPHEFQTQELIERALKDGKKVLIPKTYPKGRMEFVVYHPQQLAKTSFGLLEPQGDLEVVDPSQIDLIHVPGLAFTREGYRIGYGGGYYDRYLEHFAGHTMSTIYPCQVQEFNFENHDIPVQEVLIYEGNL from the coding sequence ATGAAAGCAGAACTACGCAAGAAAATTTTGCAAGAAATGAAGGCTCTATCTCAGGAGCAAAAACAGGCTATGGATCGAGCTTTAACCGAGCGTTTCTTGCAACATCCCTTTTACCAAGAAGCTAAGGTCATCGCAACCTATCTCTCCTTCCCTCATGAATTTCAAACGCAAGAACTGATTGAGCGGGCGCTGAAGGACGGCAAGAAGGTTTTGATACCCAAAACCTATCCCAAGGGGCGCATGGAGTTTGTGGTCTATCATCCGCAGCAGTTGGCAAAAACTTCCTTTGGTTTACTGGAACCGCAAGGAGACTTGGAAGTGGTGGATCCGTCTCAGATTGATTTAATCCATGTTCCGGGTTTGGCTTTTACAAGAGAGGGGTATCGGATCGGATATGGTGGAGGATATTATGACCGCTATCTGGAACATTTTGCTGGGCATACCATGAGTACAATCTATCCTTGTCAAGTTCAGGAGTTTAACTTTGAAAACCATGATATTCCCGTACAGGAGGTGCTAATCTATGAAGGAAATCTTTGA
- a CDS encoding N-acetyldiaminopimelate deacetylase encodes MLDLIQTRRDLHQIPEIGLEEFKTQAYLLDVIEKLTTGKNFVQVRTWRTGILVYLQGSQPERTIGWRTDIDGLPIVEQTGLPFASQHQGRMHACGHDFHMTIALGCLERALEEQPKNNLLFLFQPAEENEAGGMLMYEDGAFGDWLPDQFYGLHVRPDLKVGQIATNTHTLFAGTCEVKIRFKGKGGHAAFPHEANDALVAASYFVTQVQSVVSRNVNPIEGAVVTFGLFQAGTTNNVITDTAFLHGTIRALTQDMSLLVQKRVKTVAEGVAAAFDMEVEVELKQGGYLPVENNPALARELMDFFEEKDGIELIDIEPAMTGEDFGYLLSKVDGVMFWLGIDSPYALHHPQMSPKEESIAIGVDAVSSFLKKKAAE; translated from the coding sequence ATGTTAGATTTGATTCAGACTAGACGAGATTTACACCAGATTCCAGAGATTGGCTTGGAAGAGTTCAAGACACAGGCTTATTTGCTGGATGTGATTGAAAAATTGACTACGGGCAAGAACTTTGTTCAAGTTCGTACTTGGCGGACAGGAATTTTGGTCTACCTGCAGGGAAGTCAGCCGGAGCGAACTATTGGTTGGCGAACAGACATTGATGGTCTGCCTATCGTCGAACAAACAGGACTGCCTTTCGCCTCTCAACACCAAGGTCGCATGCATGCTTGTGGCCATGATTTTCATATGACCATTGCCTTAGGCTGTCTCGAGCGCGCCCTTGAGGAGCAACCCAAGAATAATTTGCTCTTCCTATTTCAGCCTGCTGAAGAAAATGAAGCTGGTGGCATGCTCATGTATGAGGATGGTGCTTTTGGGGACTGGCTGCCAGACCAATTTTATGGCCTTCATGTTCGTCCAGATCTAAAGGTTGGACAGATTGCGACCAATACACACACTCTCTTTGCAGGGACCTGTGAGGTGAAGATTCGTTTCAAAGGAAAAGGAGGACATGCAGCTTTTCCGCATGAAGCCAATGACGCCTTGGTGGCTGCTAGTTACTTTGTGACACAGGTACAGTCAGTTGTTAGCCGCAATGTCAATCCAATCGAGGGAGCGGTGGTGACCTTTGGCCTTTTCCAAGCTGGAACAACCAACAATGTCATTACAGACACAGCATTTTTACATGGAACCATTCGCGCCTTGACTCAGGACATGAGCCTCTTGGTACAAAAAAGAGTCAAGACAGTCGCAGAAGGTGTTGCAGCAGCCTTTGATATGGAAGTCGAAGTAGAACTCAAGCAAGGAGGCTACCTACCTGTTGAGAACAATCCAGCCTTGGCGCGTGAACTGATGGACTTTTTTGAAGAGAAAGACGGAATCGAGTTGATTGATATCGAGCCTGCTATGACTGGTGAGGACTTTGGTTATCTCCTTTCGAAGGTAGATGGCGTTATGTTCTGGCTAGGTATCGATAGTCCCTACGCTCTTCATCACCCTCAGATGAGTCCTAAGGAAGAATCCATAGCCATTGGGGTAGATGCAGTCTCTAGTTTCTTAAAAAAGAAGGCAGCAGAGTAG